Proteins found in one Quercus robur chromosome 2, dhQueRobu3.1, whole genome shotgun sequence genomic segment:
- the LOC126700189 gene encoding uncharacterized protein LOC126700189, whose protein sequence is MADDVIDSLKKMKLTSEEEEIIAISDEGRLEALESCQLSLIGKFLTCKPFNKMAAKNTIQRAWGVDDTMQILEVGPNLFQFKFQSEFEMNRIFKGGPWTFDNQLLMLQ, encoded by the coding sequence ATGGCTGATGATGTCATTGACAGTCTGAAAAAGATGAAGCTCACatcagaggaagaagaaattATAGCTATCTCAGATGAAGGAAGACTAGAAGCTCTTGAGAGTTGTCAATTGAGTCTAATTGGAAAATTCCTTACATGCAAACCCTTCAACAAGATGGCAGCCAAAAATACAATACAAAGGGCTTGGGGAGTTGATGACACAATGCAGATTTTAGAAGTAGGGCCGAACTTGTTTCAATTTAAGTTTCAATCTGAGTTTGAGATGAATCGAATTTTCAAAGGGGGTCCTTGGACATTTGATAACCAACTTCTCATGCTCCAATGA